The Streptococcus oralis genome segment AAGTGTTGGAAAATGCCTTGATTGACTTTGACGGAACCTTGTTGTTCGTCAGTCACGACCGTTACTTTATCAATCGTGTGGCAACTCATGTTTTGGAATTGTCTGAGAATGGCTCAACCCTCTACCTTGGAGATTACGATTACTATGTTGATAAGAAAGCAGAAGTAGAAATGATTCAAACCGAGGAAGCTTCAACTAGCAATCAAGCAAAAGAAGCAAGTCCAGCTAATGACTATCAGGCCCAGAAAGAAAGTCAGAAAGAAGCCCGTAAGCTCATGCGACAAATCGAAAATCTAGAAGCTGAAATCGAAGAGTTAGAAAGTCAAAGCCAAGCTGTTTCTGAACAAATGCTGGAAACCAACGATGCCGAAAAACTCATGAAATTGCAGGCTGAACTGGATAAAATCAGCCATCGTCAGGAAGAAGCCATGCTTGAGTGGGAAGAATTATCGGAGCAGGTGTAGAAGGAGTAATAGATGGTAGAATATAAATATTTTAATAGAGTTTATAATGAAGTGACTAATAAAAATTTTTCGGATAGTTTCATTTTTTTTAAAGATGATTGGAATGATTATGGCTACTACATTACTTTTCGTGTTTATTACTATGACGAAGATTGTGGCGAAAGATACATAGGTAGTTATAGAATTTACGAAGCTGAGATAGAACAACAAGAGGATGTTTACGGAATAAAATCTATTTTTAAATTATCTAAAGATGAATTTGATCGGAATCAAAAATATTCTTTGGCTTGTAAGCTAGAGTTTTATCAGAATTTATATGAATTTTGTTCAGAGTATTATAATGATTTTCTGGAAAAATTTAATGATTTAACTTTTGTTGATTTACCTGAAGATTTAAAAGAAAACGAAGGAATAAAGTATGCATTATTAAGAAATGATAGAATAACAAAAAGTAAAGATATAATAGATTTTAATAGTGAACTCCAAAGAATCGATTCAGAATTAAATGTTGGTAATTATCTTTCTTCGGATAAGATTACGGAGTATTTTTTGACTTTATTAGAAGAGGAACGAGTAGAAGATTTAAAAAAAGAAATTGAAGATTTAGTTGAAAAAAGTAATTTTAACTATAATCTATTAAAAAAGTTAATCGAACATTGTATTGAGAATTCATCTAAAGATACCTATCAAGTGTATTATAATACTTTGCTTTCATTGGTTGAAAAGGAAAATTACGAACAGCTAAAGTCCGAGTTAGAAACTATTGACAAAGATGAATTGAAAGAAATATCGGACAATGTAAATATTATAAAAGATAAATTAAAATATAGAGTAGAAGGTGAAGATTTTATTCACTATACTTCATTAAATACCTTAAAATTTTTGCTTTATAAAAATGATGATAAAGATAATTATCCTAGATTACGACTTAGTAATGCCAGACAAATGAATGATCCAAATGAAGGGTATACATTTCTTAATCTCATAGGAATTAAGAAAGATGAATTACCTCAAACTGATTATGATACGTCGCCGTTCTTTTTTGCTTCTATGACACAAACTGGAAATGGGCAAAATCTAGATGATAGTCTTCCAATGTGGAAACAATATGGTGACGACGCAAAGGGTATTAATTTAACTTATCATTCAGATTATATTCAAAAGTTAATGGACGATGGAATAGAAATTTATAAAGTTTGTTATAATGTTAAGGAAGATTTACTAGAGGAAGAAATAAATGCAATAGAATCAGCATTTGACAAAATTAAAAAGCATACATCTGATAAAAGACAAGAATACTTTTCTTTAGCCTTGAATTTAATAGATGACATTCGTTATTTATTTAAAGATGCAGATTACAGTTATGAAAATGAATATAGGATTATTAAATCTTATGAAGGTAAGGAAAATGATATTTTTATTAGCGAAAATTCTAATAGTGTGATTCCTGGATTATATTCTTATATTGACCAAGAACTAAAATATTCAAAAATTAAACTTGGTCCTAAATGCGATGATATTGATTTTATTGCTCCCTATATAAAATACGTTGATCGAAATATTGAAGTAACTAAGTCACAAATATCTTATCGTTAATTTAAAGTGTTTTATTTTTTGAAAAAGGGGTGTAAAGATGGAACATCTTGGAAAGGTATTTCGTGAATTTCGAACTAGTGGGAAATATTCTTTAAAGGAAGCAGCAGGTGAATCGTGTTCAACCTCTCAATTATCTCGCTTCGAGCTTGGGGAGTCTGATCTAGCAGTTTCTCGTTTCTTTGAGATTTTGGATAATATTCATGTGACCATTGAAAATTTCATGGACAAGGCTAGGGATTTTCAAAATCATGAACATGTTGCCTTAATGGCACAGATTATTCCGCTTTACTACTCAAATGATATTGCAGGTTTTCAAAAGCTTCAAAAGGAACAGCTTGAGAAAGCAAAGAGTTCGACCAATCCCCTCTATTTTGAGCTGAATTGGATTCTGCTACAAGGTCTGATTTGTCAAAGAGATGCTCGTTACACGATGAGTCAGAGTGATTTGGAAAAGGTAGCAGATTATCTTTTTCAAACAGAAGAGTGGACCATGTATGAGTTGATTCTTTTCGGAAATCTCTATACTTTCTACAATGTGGACTATGTGGCTCGGATTGGCAGAGAAGTCATGCAGCGAGAAGACTACTACAAGGAAATTGGTCGGCATCGAAAACTTGTTTTGATTTTAGCTCTTAACTGTTACCAGCATTGTTTGGAAAACCGTTCCTTTGCGGATGCGGACTATTTTGAGGGCTATGTGGAGAAGTTGATTGGAAATGGTATCAAGCTTTATGAGCGCAATATCTTCCATTATCTCAAAGGTTTCGCCCTCTACCAGAGAGACTTGAAAGAAGAAGGGTGTAGACAAATGCAGGAATCCATGCATATTTTTGATGTGCTTGGACTTCCGGAGCAAGTGGCTTACTATCAGGAACATTATGAAAAATTTGTAAATGCTTAAATTTCCCAAATAAGGGAAAAATAAAGAGCCTCCTTTCAGTTTTGATACAATAGTTTCAAAATTTGAGAGGAGCTTTTTATATGAATCGACATGCAATCCAGTTGATTAGTCGTGGGGCTATTAATAAGATAGGAAATATGCTCTATGACTATGGAAATAGTGTTTGGTTGGCATCAATGGGAACGATAGGGCAGACTGTTCTTGGGATTTATCAAATTTCTGAACTCGTCACATCAATTCTGGTCAATCCCTTTGGCGGAGTGATTTCAGACCGCTTTTCGCGTCGCAAAATTTTGATGACGACGGACTTGATTTGCGGCATTCTCTGTTTAGCTATTTCTTTCATTAGAAATGATAGCTTGATGATTGCTGCCTTGATTTTTGCCAATATTGTTCAGGCGGTTGCCTTTGCATTTTCTCGTACAGCCAATAAAGCCATTATAACTGAGGTTGTAGAAAAAGACGAGATTGTGACCTATAATGCTCGCTTAGAGCTCGTTTTGCAGGTTGTAGGTGTTAGCTCCCCTGTACTTTCTTTCCTCGTTTTACAATTTGCCAGTCTCCATATGACACTTGTTTTAGATGCCATTAGTTTTTTCATCGCATTTACATTAGTAGCTTTTCTTCCCAAAAAAGAGACTCAGAA includes the following:
- a CDS encoding DUF2971 domain-containing protein, which encodes MVEYKYFNRVYNEVTNKNFSDSFIFFKDDWNDYGYYITFRVYYYDEDCGERYIGSYRIYEAEIEQQEDVYGIKSIFKLSKDEFDRNQKYSLACKLEFYQNLYEFCSEYYNDFLEKFNDLTFVDLPEDLKENEGIKYALLRNDRITKSKDIIDFNSELQRIDSELNVGNYLSSDKITEYFLTLLEEERVEDLKKEIEDLVEKSNFNYNLLKKLIEHCIENSSKDTYQVYYNTLLSLVEKENYEQLKSELETIDKDELKEISDNVNIIKDKLKYRVEGEDFIHYTSLNTLKFLLYKNDDKDNYPRLRLSNARQMNDPNEGYTFLNLIGIKKDELPQTDYDTSPFFFASMTQTGNGQNLDDSLPMWKQYGDDAKGINLTYHSDYIQKLMDDGIEIYKVCYNVKEDLLEEEINAIESAFDKIKKHTSDKRQEYFSLALNLIDDIRYLFKDADYSYENEYRIIKSYEGKENDIFISENSNSVIPGLYSYIDQELKYSKIKLGPKCDDIDFIAPYIKYVDRNIEVTKSQISYR
- a CDS encoding MutR family transcriptional regulator, with amino-acid sequence MEHLGKVFREFRTSGKYSLKEAAGESCSTSQLSRFELGESDLAVSRFFEILDNIHVTIENFMDKARDFQNHEHVALMAQIIPLYYSNDIAGFQKLQKEQLEKAKSSTNPLYFELNWILLQGLICQRDARYTMSQSDLEKVADYLFQTEEWTMYELILFGNLYTFYNVDYVARIGREVMQREDYYKEIGRHRKLVLILALNCYQHCLENRSFADADYFEGYVEKLIGNGIKLYERNIFHYLKGFALYQRDLKEEGCRQMQESMHIFDVLGLPEQVAYYQEHYEKFVNA